GCCTCCAGCGCCAACGCTTCGACCTGGTCGATCTCACCCAGGATCCATAATGTTCTGGCCAGTATGACCCTGGCTGTTATGCCGGGATCTTGAGTGTAGGGTAAGACTTGCGAGCGATGTCTATCCGGATCGTACAGTACCTTGGCGGCAAGCAGATGAGTCTTCGCTTCGTCAAATCGCCCAAGAAAGGAATAGGTGGATCCCACACTCTCGTGAGCTCGAATGAGCAGATCCGGGTTGTGCCGGCGGGTCGCCCATGCGAGCAGGTCTTCCGCTAGGGCGCAAGCCTTGGCAAGAGGCCCTCTGACCAGATGGAACACCCATAATCCCCAGATGGAGAGAAAATACTGCTCAGAAGCAGGATCCTCCTGCGAGAGGCTTCGCGCCCTGAGATAATTGTGCTCGATTTCGTCGGACGCATACCCTCTCCACGTCAGCAAGGGAGCACCACGTGCGATGAGAAGTTGCAATTCCACATCGCGACGCTCGGGGGTTTGGGGCAAAGTTTTGAGCAAATTGAGCGCGCGGTCAAAATGGTTGAGCGCTTCGATATTGGCCGAGCGTTCCACGTCTCTCCGGGCTGCAAGACGCCAATAATCCACGGCTTGGACGATCAATCCCGCCTGTTCATAATGATACGCCAAGAGCTCGGGCTCCACTTTCACGCGCTCGGTGAACCTGCTCTCCAAGGTTTCGGCAATGCGGGCATGGAGAGAGCGACGCGACTTCTTCGGCAACGTGCTATAGGCGGCCTCTTGCAGGAGCGTATGCTTAAACTGGAATTTTGCAGCCGGTATCATCCCCTCTTGAAAGATGAGACCGGAGTCGACGAACAGCCGGAGGGCATTTTTCAACCGACTTTCCGTTACGTCCACCACGCTCCGCAGCAGCTCATAACCGAATTCTCTCCCTATCGCCGCCCCGACTTGGACGATTTCTTTGTTCGATCCTAATCGGTCGATCCGCTCCATCAGCAAACCTTGCAGGCTGTCGGGAATCGACACATCTTTTAACGGCGCCCTCAAGATGAAAGAATTGTTCTCCTCGGCCAGCATTCCGGATTGCAAAAGGCTTTGGGCCAGCTCTTCCAGATACAAAGGCACCCCGTCGGTCTTGGCTAAAATCGCGCGTTCCACTTCCGGCGGGAATGCCTTTCCTCCCGTCATCGATGCAAGAAGTTCGGCGCTATGCCGACGGGGAAGCCGACTCAGCGTCAGAAATGTCACATGGCTATAATCGGCCCACATCGGCTTAAAATCAGGTCGAAAGGTGATGATCACCAACACCCGCATCTGCTGGATACGGTCAATAATCCTTGTCAGGAGGTCCATCGTGGTCGGATCGATCCAATGAGCGTCTTCCACAATGAAAAGGGTCGGGCAACGCTCTGCCGACCTACGCAGGTACTGGACGAGCACATCAAGGGTCATTTGCTTCCGTGCTTCAGATGACACATTGAGCTGAGGCTGGGCATCGATTCGGATCGAGAGCAGGTCGGCCAGTAAGAAAACCGTCGCCGGGTCGTCGGTCCCGTTGTCGAGTGCCAGTTTGTCGAGCTTCTGCCGTTGCGCGAGGGGCGTGTCCTCGCCCGTCAGTCCGGCGGCCTGTCGAAGACAATTGATCACCGGATAGAGTGCCGTATTGGTATGGTACGGGGAACATTGAAATTGGATCGTCTGATACCGCTCATCGGCCAGTCGATCACGCAGACTGCTTGCGATCCGGGATTTGCCGATACCGGCCTCGCCGCAGAGAAGCACGACCTGGCCTTCACCACCGACGGCTTCGCGCCAGCGGCCCAAAAGAAGCGCCGTTTCATGCTCCCTGCCGACGAAATTGCCTAATCGCCCGGATCGATACGACTCGAACCGGCTCGTCGATGTTCGACTCCCGAGCACGCGCCAGAGCTGAACAGGGGTGTCGAACCCCTTGAGCGCATACGTCCCATGATCCCTGCACTCGAACTCACTGCCCACCAGACGTTTCGTGACGGAATCGATGATCAATTGACCAGGTTCCGCCAATGCCTGAAGGCGGGCGGCCAGATTCGGAGTTTCACCAAACACCGACCGTTCCTTGGCCGTGTCCTGTCCGATAATTTCGCCGACGATGACCTGACCTGTCGCAATTCCGATTCGGACTGCAATTTCAGATTCTTGAGCTGCAGGGCGATCGGGGGAAGGGCCCTTCACCAATTCAAGTATGGCCAAACCGGCATGTATCGCTCGTTCGGTATCGTGTTCGTGGGCCTGCGGATACCCGAAATACACCAACAGCCCGTCCCCCATATATTTGGCGATGTACCCGTTGAATCGACCGATCGCTTGACTACAGGCGTCCAAGAACCGCCGGATAATGTCTTGAAGGTCTTCAGGATCGAGCCGGCGAGCCAGCGCGGTCGAACCGACAAGATCACAAAACATGACAGTGAGCTGCCGTCGTTCTGCTTGATCGCGACCGGAAGAGGACGGTGGTATCTCTTGTGAAGCGGCCGTGGCCGGAGAAACCGCATGATGGTCTTTCCCGCTTTGAGATAACGGGGCGATGGCACGCAGGAGCTTTTTGCGATGGCCCAGTAACACACCCATTGAGAGCAAGTCCTCATCATTCAGCTCAGGCAAGACATCCCACGTAATGGCATGCTGCTGAAACGTGTCTCGGTAGCGATCAAGCCCCAGACTCTCCAGCCATGCGGAGACGCGATCATCCATGGTCAACGTCGTCTCAAGTGTACAACCGTGATTCGCGGCAGACTCGGAAGATGAGCTACCGTTCTCTTACAGAACGGCGATGCGCTGACTGATCATGAGCGTAAGATGCCGTCCGGCGAATCATCTCCACAAGCGAACTTGTCCTGAAATTGGCGGCGGGGGAGATTGCCCAGGCCGGATCACGATCAACAACGGCGAAGGCATGTCCGAACTCTCCGGCGATCTGTCCCACGAAATTCCGAAACTCGTCCTTGGCAGCGACAGCCCGGGGGCATTCGGCTGCGCCGAATTCAGTGGTGGAGGGGTGTTGATGGGAGATGACCCGCACGATGAACGGATCCGCACTATACGGCTCAGCGGAGTGAGCGGCCCATTGGACGGCATAGTCTGCCGTTTTGGAACAGTCCATGCCCGCCATGACACGTCGAATGGTGCTGTTCTGAGGATGCTGTCCATAACGTGATGAACCCCACCGACAAAAATTCGACCTTGAGTATGACCAGCGCCGCAATCGCGTGTCAATGAAGTGCGGACGCACCGAACCGTAACCCGGGCATCAACCGCCTTGACAAGGCAGAAGCTCGACGCGAGCATCCTGGTTCGTTGACGGTTAATCGATCGTGCCCGTATGATCCCTCATCCATGACGAAACATCACGAACAGGGCCCTGTAAATCTCGCCCTGCCCGCCATTCTGATCGTCTTTATCATAACCGGGGTCTGGGTCTGGAAACGACTCACACCTGACACACAAGACTATATCGTCGATCAGGCTGTACCGATGATGGCGATGGCTCTGGTGCTCGCGCTCTTGCTGTTGGTTTCGATCCGAGCGGTCCTTCGCCGCCTGGCAAGATCTCGAGAGCGAGCCAAGCTGCTGACGTTGTTTGAGCGAGAAACCGAGCAAGACAAGAAGCTGCACACGGCGTTCGCGTTGCTCGAGATGAATGCGTATCGCGTGGAGGGCTTGGAGTCCGCAGTGCCAGCCTTGAAGGAGATATTTGCCGCAACATTGCAACGAGCGCTAGGCGACAAGCAGCATCGCATCAGGGGGATGGCCGCCAGTCATCTAGGAGCGCTGCAAGACAAATCAGTGGTGCCGTTGCTGGTGAAGGCCCTGGAAGACGATCATGCCTATGTGCGTTCCTGCGCCGCCTTAGGCTTAGGGCGACTCCGAGCAGTCGAAACACGTGACCGGCTGAAGTTGATCGCGGAACAGGACTGGGATCAAACCGTCAGAAGCAGGGCCAGGGAAGCGCTGGAACAGATGGGAACGATCATGTAACGTGATGCTTGGCCTATTCCTGTGTCCACTCAATCACGACAATCTCGGGTCGGCAGTTGAAACGAAATGGGAGGAAGGACCAACCCAACCCACGGTTGACATACAGCTTGTGTCGGCCGGATTCGTGCCAACCTGCCACACGTCCACTGCATCCAGGAGGCAACCAGAAGGTGGGGATGCCAGGCACCCGCCACTGCCCGCCATGACTGTGTCCGCAGAGGATCAAATCAATGGCATGATGGGGTTCCACATAGTCGAGAATGTTGGGAGCATGTGCCAGTAGCAATGTAAATCTAGAGTCGGTGCGAGGCGGGACGCATCGAAGATCCGCCCGATGAAGCGATGGATCGTCGACGCCGGCGATCACCAGATCGCCTCTTCCAGTTGAAATCACAGCACTTTGGTTTACCAGGAGCGTGATCTTGTGCCGATCGGAAAGCTCGGCGTACTGAGCGACCGGCACGCCGCTGTAATGGTCGTGATTGCCCAGCGTCATGTACACAGGCGCAATGGCACGAAGCTGTCCGAGAAAGCGAAAGAGATGAGGCACCCCTTCCGAGACGTTAAGCAGGTCTCCCGTGATGAAAATCCAATCGGGGTGAAGTTCTCGCACCGTTTCAACCACCCGGTCATGCCGCGGATGGTAACGGTCCAGGTGCAGATCCGTCAGATGGACGGCCCGATGGCCGGCAAGCGACGGATGGATATGGGTTAGAATGGAGACGTCGTGGTTGGACAAGCCCCACTCCCAATGAGGAACGAGGCTGAAAATGCGATAGAGAAGCTCGCCTAAACAAGCGCCGATCAGCGATCGTACGCGATCAGGCCATGACATCGTCTGTCGCCCACTCATTCCGCAACCTGTCGTTCGCCTGATCGTTTTCGCATGGACGAAAAAAGTATATCATGGGCCTGTCTTCCACCAAATTTGACGATACATTTCCGCTGACATTCTTCAGTCCAACGAAGGAATACCTGTGATGCAACCAATGGACCCCTTTCTCACCGGCAATTTGCCTGGAATCGGGGGACACATCCGCACCGAGCCGGAAGACTTTCAGGTTGAAGAACGACCGCTCTATCTACCTTGCGGGGAAGGCGAACACTTGTATGTGACGATCACCAAACGCGGCCTGTCCACTCCGGAGCTGGTCCGTCGGCTCTCGTCATCATTGGGCATCAAAGCACAGGCCATCGGCGTGGCAGGGCTGAAGGACGCGCGAGCTGTCACGACTCAGATGGTGTCCTTGCAAGGAATCCATCCGGATCAGATCTCTCGCCTCCAAATCGACGGCACCATCCTCAACGTACAGATTCTCGGGCGCCATCGCAATCGGCTGCGAACCGGCCATCATTCCGGCAATCAGTTCCGGTTAGTCATCCGCAACGTCGCCCATCACGCGGTTGCAACCGTACCGGCCGTCCTTCAATCGTTGAGCACAAGGGGCGTGCCCAACTATTTTGGCCCCCAGCGGCAAGGCAAAGCGGGAGACAATTACCAAGTCGGTGCCGCACTCCTCCACGATGCGCGTCGACGCGAGAAGATGAATCGCGCCACACGCATCTGGTATCTCAACTCCTACCAATCATTCTTGTTCAATCGGATCCTGGCGCGACGGATCAATCATATCGATAAGGTCTTCGTCGGCGATTGGGCCATGAAGCTGGAGAATGGAGCCTGCTTTCAAGTCGAGGATGCCGAGAAGGAACAGCCCCGGGCGGATCGTTTTGAAGTCAGCCCGACAGGCATCCTCTTCGGCTCGCGTGTGTCGTGGGCAAGCGGTGAACCCGGTCGAATCGAGGAAGCTGTCATCGCCGAAGCGGGTGCAACGAAGGAAACCCTCGTCGCCG
Above is a window of Nitrospira sp. SG-bin1 DNA encoding:
- a CDS encoding guanylate cyclase, with protein sequence MDDRVSAWLESLGLDRYRDTFQQHAITWDVLPELNDEDLLSMGVLLGHRKKLLRAIAPLSQSGKDHHAVSPATAASQEIPPSSSGRDQAERRQLTVMFCDLVGSTALARRLDPEDLQDIIRRFLDACSQAIGRFNGYIAKYMGDGLLVYFGYPQAHEHDTERAIHAGLAILELVKGPSPDRPAAQESEIAVRIGIATGQVIVGEIIGQDTAKERSVFGETPNLAARLQALAEPGQLIIDSVTKRLVGSEFECRDHGTYALKGFDTPVQLWRVLGSRTSTSRFESYRSGRLGNFVGREHETALLLGRWREAVGGEGQVVLLCGEAGIGKSRIASSLRDRLADERYQTIQFQCSPYHTNTALYPVINCLRQAAGLTGEDTPLAQRQKLDKLALDNGTDDPATVFLLADLLSIRIDAQPQLNVSSEARKQMTLDVLVQYLRRSAERCPTLFIVEDAHWIDPTTMDLLTRIIDRIQQMRVLVIITFRPDFKPMWADYSHVTFLTLSRLPRRHSAELLASMTGGKAFPPEVERAILAKTDGVPLYLEELAQSLLQSGMLAEENNSFILRAPLKDVSIPDSLQGLLMERIDRLGSNKEIVQVGAAIGREFGYELLRSVVDVTESRLKNALRLFVDSGLIFQEGMIPAAKFQFKHTLLQEAAYSTLPKKSRRSLHARIAETLESRFTERVKVEPELLAYHYEQAGLIVQAVDYWRLAARRDVERSANIEALNHFDRALNLLKTLPQTPERRDVELQLLIARGAPLLTWRGYASDEIEHNYLRARSLSQEDPASEQYFLSIWGLWVFHLVRGPLAKACALAEDLLAWATRRHNPDLLIRAHESVGSTYSFLGRFDEAKTHLLAAKVLYDPDRHRSQVLPYTQDPGITARVILARTLWILGEIDQVEALALEAIAMARALGHPFTLAFTLTTVAWTYSTLQDTDHTLNFTEEAIALSTKYSFEVPLAWATSLQGWAMAEKGEEEGLGKLVNGLSATRAARASLNNTYTLALLAGVYLQKNRIEEGLHAVKEAQELAMTQGERCWHAELFRLNGELLLKQSEPSVSAAEQYFADALKIARDQHAMMLELRAATSMARLLIKLNRQDAAKPALHSICSRFPKQHSNPGLLEAQTILDQINATP